A window of Purpureocillium takamizusanense chromosome 13, complete sequence genomic DNA:
CCCCCAACAACACTCACCAGCGACGCCACTACactcaacagcagcagcagcaccaccaccacccataAATCCCACCCATCACGCGGCCGCAACCACCCCAAACtccatgtcgccgctgccgcacaacgcccacgccgtcgcAAGCGGTGCCCCGACGGCCCAATGATCGGAacgtcggccgccgagtTGGTCCTCATCCGCGTCtccatcgtcttcttccgcTACGAGCCGCTCgtctacgccgccgccctcgccgccctcggcactCTCTTCCGGGActcgccatggcgcgctCATGCATCCACCGCGCTGACcgcccttctcgccgccgagaccgTCTTTTACCTGGCCGTCCAGGCCCCCTACGCGCGCCGCttgacgcgcgccgccgtccacccGGAGCCCCTGACGCCCgatgagcgccgcgccctctTCGACGAGTGCATGCGcaacgtcgacgacccggcgTCGTATCTCCGCTGGTGGTTTCttggcgccgagctcgacgacatccgcCGCGACAACCTGCGCGACTTTTTTCTCTGGGCTTTCTTCGACGCCGCTGCGACGGACAGCGACGTCGTGGATGATGCTCGCGCGCAGCGGGAGCTGGACGGCTACATatccgtcgtcgagggccgtcTTGGgaggccgctgctgcccggccgcgggcccgcCCAGGGCCTCCGCCTGaccctcgacgacatcaacaCCACGTATCGCGGCCTCGCCTGGTATCTCGTCGTCTTtctcgtcgaccaggccaCCCATGTCGTCATGCTATGGCACGGCTTCCGCTACTACCCGCgatcgccctcggccactCTCAGGACGtttccgcctcggccgcaggagctgctggcaAGGCAAAGGTCCTCGGCCCCCGGCTTAGGCTATTGGTACCGCCCTCACTcgcaagacgccgccgcagccggggAGCTacccgtcgtcttcttccacggcatcggcatcggcctgTGGACCTACgcgcgcttcgtcgccgagctACGCGGCGCAAAcgcagcgcgcggcgtcATGGTCCCCGAGCTGATGCCCATATCCTTTCGTCtcgcgcccccgccgccgcccaaggccgagTTCCTGCGCCAGCTGACTCTTGTcctggcgcggcacggcCCCGCGTGGGACCGGTTTGCCCTCGTGTCGCACTCGTACGGCTCGGTGCTCACGACGCACGTGCTCTCATGtccggagctggaggcgcgTGTCCCGTCGGCGGTGCTCGTCGACCCCGTGTCGGTGATGCTGCACCTCCCGGACGTGGCCTACAACTtcacgcggcggcggccccgctCCGCCAACGAGTGGCAGCTGTGGTACTTTGCCAGCACGGACCCGAGCGTGGCGCACTGCCTGGGCCGGCACTTTTTCTGGCGCGAGAACATTGTCTGGAAGAAGGACCTGCTGGGCGGTGGCcggcgcagggccgccgtgACCCTGTCGGGCAGGGACCTGAttgtcgacgcggcggccgtggccgactATCTCGAGGGGCCAGCAGAGGCGACGGAAGACGGTGCGGCGcacaacaacaataacaacaagGTCGAGGTCATTGTCTTTCCCGACATCGACCATGCACAAGTGTTTGACCGCGCACGGGACCGCAGACGCGTTGTTGACGTTGTCGACGCGTACTGCAGACcgcagcgaggacgagacgaCATGATGAGAAATTAGCGTAGTCCTGATTTCGAAGCGATTTTGCAGCCAAGAAGCACTTTGTAGAGAGACATAGCATACTTTGTATGTATGCGGCGACTTGCGCCTCTGCTGGCCGTGATTTTGGTCATGGAGCTTGTGGCCCATGACGACAGCGGGGTAATTTTGACCTAATTGCGGCGACCCCACAGCGGGCAGcttgcagcagctgccggaCCTCGGTTGACGGATAAGGTACAGACTACAGGCACTGTTGCCTCACCACTTCAGTCTCACCCCATCAACCTATCTCATTCATCCCTTGCCCTCCCTCGCGACCCGCTACCTTATCGTTCAGCGTCGCATCTGTGTCTCTTCTCTACACAACACGAGCCCCCGGACCATGATTGCGTAGCCTACGGGTGCCTCTAGTACTTCTTCTCTCGGAGCGGACGGCGGTTCCCCGCACTGCATCTAACATCGCGCCTCACTTGCCACCGAGCATCGAGACGACCCGACAGCGTCGCGACGTAGGCGCAACCTAGCACCCCCTTCGCACGCCATGGCCCCGGCCTCATCGCCAGAgtccagcaccgccgccgccctgccttcactgctgctcctcccgtCGCCTCCACGCCCGGCCAGCAGagccgccctccgcgccgcgtACCATCTCCCGCTCTCCACCGTCCTCACCCGCCTCAGCGACGAGCACAAGctcgcctgctcctcggcggcgtcggccgctTCACCGCCCCCTTCGGCTcccgtccttgccgtcgccgtcgcctctcccgtcctcgccggccccgcctccgccccgaAGCGGCGCTCCGTCCggtggtcgccgtcgcagaCCCTCCTCGCGCGGCTTTACACCCTCGTCGCGTCCATCTGCGCCGAGCATGGCATCGCGAcggacctcgccggcgacgacccgGGCACCGTAGACGCGCGCAtcctgctcgtcgaccacgAGCGCGGCCGCAAGCCCTCGTGGTACCTCGAGCAGGCGCAGATGCAAGGGAGGGACCGTCGCTACTCGCCCACCTGCACgaccgtcctcgacctcgccacCTTtgcggccacgacggggcCCTGGAAGACGGTGTTTCACCCAAGCGGCGAGCCCGGCtacgagctgctcgcggccTACCTGGACCTCGCGACGGGGTGCGGGCGCACCCTTCTCCAGAAGCAAATTGTCGCTGTCAAGGGCGGGCTGAGTTTCTGCGTCCCCGCGCGGGCAGCCGATGGCACGGATGCGGGAGAGGGTCAAAGCAAACACCAGACGGAGAGCAGGATCCGCGATGGGGTGTCTGCTACAACCGCGGGCACGGTCCCCGCAACCGTGACGGGAGGCAGTCCAGACGCTGTTGAGGGCTACCGGTCCATCTGCATCGGCGGCACCTTTGACCACCTCCACCCAGGGCACAAGCTTCTCCTccacgcggcggccctgctccTGCGCGTGCCCATGATGGAGGACGACAGGGACGCCTCGCCGTGCatcttcatcgtcggcgtgtcgggcgacgagctgctgaaGCGGAAAAAATACGCCCAAGAGCTGCAGTCGTGGGAGgtgcgctcgcgctcgacgctCGATTTCCTCGCCACGATCCTGGGCGAGCCTTCCACTGCGACCCTACACATCACGGACACGGGCGaaagcgcagcagcagcagcagcagcaacaggcCGGACAGGCGCGACGGAGGATGCGCCGACGCCTCGTGAGCTCCAGGGCTCGTTTCGCAacggcgccatcctcgtccgCTGCGTCGACCTGCGCGACCCCTTTGGCCCGCCCATCtgggaggagggcgtcgacgccatcgtcgtctcggccgagacgaggggcggcgcgacggccatCAACGACAGGAGGGCCcagcggcagtggcaccCGCTCGACGCCTACGAGATTGAcgtgctcggcgagcgcgacgacgacgacgacggcgaaggcggcgacagcgagggggagggcgagggcggtgcgGACAAGAAAGCGGCcaccgaggcggcgaggataGCTGCCAAGATCAGCAGCACCGAGATACGGAGGCAAAAGGCAGAGGcacgcgcccgccggggGCATCTGTAGAAGCACTGGTGCTTTCGCACCCACCCTCCTTGCACACCGGGATAGAAACTCGAGATGGTGTACGAGCTGCGTTTTGGTCAATATTGCAACTATACCTACAATACTACCTCGGGAGATTTGGAATGGGCGTCGActccctacctacctacctaccttaccttacctacctactccTTCTGGTACAGAACTTTATACCAAGCCTTACGTTGCGGGGGGTCCTTGAAAGCAACAACCGCGACccgtacatacatacatacctagTGGTACCTCAAGCGGTGCCGTGCCGTACCATGCCATGCCCCCGTGCCTCGCAGCCGGTAAAACCCGCGTGTAAGTGGTGTCGAATCGCAACAAACTTTGGACCTCCCAAACGACAACAACGGGGCAGAAggtcacgccgccgccgcggcgctcgtTACAGAGGAGACAGGCAACACGCTAGCTAGGTAGTAACCCCCCAGTTATCCTTCTGACGGAAACGAACCAACGAGTCGCCTTCTTCCTTGGACCCGACTTGGGCTCTTTTCCCGCGCCTCTGCATTAGGCAAGAAGTACTTGCATACTTTCgacgccggggggggggggacgtgGCTGGCGTTATTGGGCGAGTGTGAAGAGAGTAAGTAAAAAGTACGTTTATGATGGGTTCTGCTTCCCGCACCCACATACGCCGGGCGTAAAATCAAACTCTTACTGCTAGTACGTCGATCGCATATATATACCTTGCGatactacctaggtagactaggcaaggcaagggacCTACCCATACCTACCTTACGCTTGGTTGGTAGccaggtaggcaggcaggcaggtacttcgtaggtggGGATGCATTCGATGCAGCCAGCGTCTCGAATGCAATGCACTCCTTCGCGGGGGCGTTGCCGATCCGCAGCATAAccaagaagaaagaaagaaaaagtCAAGTCGGATTGCATACCAAGTTACTAAATTAGTAGGTGAATTTCTTGGTAAGCAGTAAATACTAACTTACTCACCCACTCACTTAGCCTTCCGCAGAGACCTCATCGCCTCCCCAACCCGCCAGGGTCGCGCCCACGGGCCGCGATCCGCCTTGGACAACCACCCAcaccacgtcctcgtcgcccgcttcGTTGCGGACCTGGTGCTCCGTCCACGCCGGCACAAAGGCAAAGTCCCCCGGCCGGAGCGTGTGTCGTCGCAGTCGGTTGCCATctgcgccctcctcggccgcgctATCGCTCTCCTtgtccacggcgccgtctAAGCCGCCACTACTGAAGCTTCCttcgttgacgacgaggatgccaGTCCCTGACACGGCGTAGATGATGGCGTCTGAAACAGGTTACCAGTTAGGGGAGATCGGATCTCATCATGGGATCACGGATGACTGCGCCTGTGTTACGCAGGTCGGCGGCCCGCCCAGGTCATGATGGGGGCGGAAGAATGCATGACATGATCCCAGAGCTGGGATACTGTGTGTTGCGTACCTTGTTCGCTGTTATGCTTCACGGACGAGCACGATTTGGGGCGCGCCGTCACCACTACATGTCGCGCGTACCATCCATTAGCAAATAATTGCCTTGCTCTGACACCCCGCGTCAGAGCGAGGTGATGTTGGAAACCACCTACCAGAAGCGCACATCTTGTCGCACCGGCCCACGAcagccggccgcgacgtgaCGGGACCCTCGACGGTCGGGTGGCTCGGGGCCAGCTGCTCCGCCCTGGTGATGTGCGTCTCGGCGGGGAGGATCATGGGCAGCAGCTCCGAGatgagcggcagcagggaCGCCATGCGGGACCGGGCAAGGGGGAAAGAGGCGGATGGCGACGGCTCTCCGCGACTGAGCCGGGACCTGTGACCATAATCAGGGGATTTTCGATGACGATGGTCGTGCGCTCGCAGACATACATACACGCCCCCCTGCGGCCGTCAACCACAAATgtggcccgcccgcccgcccgctcggtGGCTGATTCGCGTGGACCAGGAGCCGCTAGGGCATGAAGCtctgccgcccgctgccgctgcgtcGTACCTTTAAGTCAAACTTCACCCCTCGCGATGCAGTGGCGCTGGATGCTGACTGACGTGCCGTCGGGTCCCGATTACCTGCCGTATCGGTATCCGTGCCTCCTCCGGGTCGGCAGGTGGGCTCGCGGGGCCGAGTTGTGTTCCTGGACAGACAAGGCACGCCAGCGAGCAAACAAGCAGTCAGGCAAACCGCCAAGCAGCAAAGATGAGCAAACCAACAAGCGGGACTGGGGCTCGTGGCGTCGCGTCTAGGACGGACATCCAAGGCTTGGTGAGTTGAGAGACCCTGTGTCGAGCTGCTTAAAGGAGTCGGGCCGCCGAGCGAGTGTAAGGGTTGCAGTGACTGCGATCCGATGAGCCCGATTGACGACACAACGCACGGCACCCGGTACCGATGGCTCTGAACCTAGACCCGCTGGTCCCCAAGCGTGCATGCTTTAGGCACTGATGTGTAGGCTGTCAAGCGGGATGTGCTGTGCATAAGTCTAGGTGTGTCGAGTTTGGTTCGTGCTTGAGATGCCAGATTGACAAATGCCGTGAAGGGTGCACGCCAAGGGGGGGAGCCGCCGTCCCaagcgccgtcgatgacgccgagcTCTTCAACGATGGCCGGATGGGAAACAAAATCTCTGGGTAAAAAGTACTTTGTAAGTTGGGAAGTGACACGGGGTTGATGGCATGCACGGTTCATTCGCTGAGGGTTGAATGGCCATGGGATTCCTGCACCAtctcttcttttccttctttttCCTTCGCCTCtgtgtgctgctgctgcttcttcttcctctgctgctgcgatcgtgctcggcggcaaTGAAGCATGTCGTGCCTACTACTGCGCTGcccgctgctggctggcccacGCGGGACCCCCCCTTGTCGTGCATGTGATGTGCGAAGACGGCTCATCGACCGCCATTCAGGAACCCGCAGCGTGTCGCATTTGAGCCACAGTGCAGCGGCACTGCTGCAACTCAAACTCAAACATCCACTAGTTTCGCGGCAAAGGGAAGGTGGCCAGGTCGTTGCGGTCTTACCGGCATTCGAAACGAACCCCACGCCAAAGAGACGAAGAAATCCTCCGAGAGCAGCGCAGCTACCATCCCAACTCGGCAACCCGCGACGTCAGCGTCCCAGCACCAGGGACTTTTTGCCGGGGCCAAGAGTGGCTATGTGCGTGCCATGGTGCCAGGTCGTACGTGGGTGCTGCTTACTATAGAGTAATACCATCGCATGTTTTGTCGGCTATCCTGTCTGGCATGtggatgatgtcgtcgaacCTGGTCGAAAGTTAGTACATCGTAGTACATACATAAGGTACAAACCAGGTACATGGTATGATCGCCCGCCCAGTATCACGCTTGGGGAAACCAATGGCATTGTTCTTTGGCGTTTCGGTGAGGGTGGCCCCACGCCGACCTGGTCTGGTCCGCCTCGCTCGCATGTCGCAGACTTGCTCGGCCGAGTGAGCATTCCCCATCTGACCATTGCCCCGCGGAGCTGGCAACGACGTGTctgccatcgccatcaaACGCTGAGCTCGTCGCTCCCACGTGCCGTCCCCATTGGCCCGCCTTCATGGTGCTCTCTCACACGCAAAGCACCTGCGAGCATCATCTCTGACCGCAACGTGGCACGGGTGCAACACGTAGCAACAATATTGTTACTTGGTAATAGCCCGCCACCCGTCATGAGCCGTATTTGCGCTCCTGTGCTGCAATGATGACACGGTACAGTAATGAACTGCGCCGCGCAAAAACATCGTGGACAGCACGGGGCAAGGCGCCCGCGTAGAGCCTCCGCTACTGGTAACATCGTTGGATGCAACCTCGGGACCCTTGGCCAGGGGCCGCGCGATTTCTCAAGGCATAGTTACTTCGTAGTCTCGTTGGTAATACTTCGCACAAGGTGAGACAAGAGCCTTGCGGTGAGTCCTTACTCTTCACCTCAGTGCCTGCTTAAACGGTAAATAACGCCGACGGGTCGCTTCCTTCTGGAAACTGTGGCATAGCTGTGGGCTCAAGTCAAAAGCTGGTGCCCGCCCAAACGGGAAGCTCGTTACATAGCCTTCGGAGCTGCTCCACATGAGTGCTTATTAGCCCTTCTCTCGTCCAGGCGCCAACGGTTCGAGATTGTGGCTTGGTGCTACTACTACCGAAAGCATTCGACTTTTGGCTGGGTCTTTGGCTGGAGCCCTGGCCGCAGGTGTGCGGATACTGCACCGCTGGATTGCCATCGTTGCCCGACTCGTCGAGGACTTTTGTCTCTCATCCGCTCTGGTGCGTGGTTGGCTAGGGGCGGGGGACAGGCGAGAGTGGCGGAGCGCAACAAGGGATCAAGATCCATTCCAGATCCATCAGCATCGCTACAacggaaaaaaaaagggtgTCTTGCCAGGCAGAGCAGGTGGCGGCCAGCCTTATTTGcgcaccgtcgtcggctccTCGGTCGCGTAAATTGATCTGCAACGCCTCATTGCAACCCCAAATCCGGAGATTTTGGCGTCCATGGCAGTGCGCCTGCTCTCCCCGAAGCTGGCGCTGGCACACGCGTAAGAGGCTCTGCCTTTCGTTTTCCGCCATCCGTCTCCCGCCATGAGACAATAACGACGTTGTCGGCGACTTCCGCAAACATGATTGAACGTACGTGTTACTCCCAGGCCTGTAGCGAGCTGTCTCTGCCGGTTCATCGCAATGCGCCGACGACCCTGTGCTCGGGCCACATTGCTGAAGGTACCAACTTCCTGTTCTGGGATTATATCGCCGGCGTCATATGTACTCCACGCACGATGGGAGAGATGCAAGCGCAGGCATCTAATGGCTTGCGATCAGTATCAGACCGTGTCGGGACGTTGGATAGTAGCTCTCGCCTAGGCGATGGCTTTTAAGACTTTTTTCAGGGAACTGACTCAATTGATGGGCGCCCGTGAAAGTGGACGCTGCTCCCGAGTACGTTGTAGCCAGCCGGTCCAATAAGATGCAATAAGCTGTTTGAGGCGATGATCACTGCCGGAGTCTGCAAGGCAGGACAGTAGGGCATGTCGAGCAACACAAGGTCAGGACCGGGGTTCCAAATTTCAGATGGACATTGGACCCTTGAACCTTCCCCGCGACCAGGACAGAGGTGCAGCCTTTGCCGCGACTGGACGATGCCAGTCATCCCGTCCGAGCCTTGCCAGCTTCTCGTTGTCAGTCCAGCTACATACTTGGTTGGCGGATCGGCCTCTCCTAAGCATCGACTCCTCTGGGTCGAATCCTCTCCCTCACCGCGTTCAGATGGCCACTCGAGGTAGCAGGCCAGCAGAGGAGAGGCGAGCGAGCTAGTGGAGCGTTTGGTGGGATCGAAAAccccggcgggcggtgcaTCAGCGACTGCCGGTTGGGACGACAGACGGCGCTGGTTCAAACGGCTTCGCACTGTCAGCTTTCGTATACCGTTGCTCTACTCATTGCCACCAGGAGAAAGCGTTAGCCTGTACCTTTGGACTCTGTGTAAGCCGACTATGCGGCAGGTCTGGGCTGCTGTGGTACTAggcgatggatggcggcgcgtctGCCATCGACGAAGATGCAGCGATGTAGCGCGCGGCGAAGCGAGGGGTAAGTTCGTTCCAGGTTTCGACGTTGCTGAAGTTGGCGGGTGACGGCGCCTGCCCGACGATCGAACTGACAGGTTGCAGCTTAGCTTGGTTCGAAGGGAGTTGTTTTGGGTAGGTGCGTTGGCCAGCACAGTAAATTTCCCCATGGAGTAGTACTAATGCTCTGTTACTGTATTCATATTTCTTCACAATCTGTACTAGACCTACGTCGTACTTCATACCGTTCATGTGGTAGCCTTTGCCACGGACAAAGGAAGGAGCCGTCATGAAACGTAGCACGACGAACAGCAGGCGCAACCGTATAAGCACACGCCTGGTCCCGAGCGAGAATAACCTGGAAGGTGCCACTCCAATGACCACCGCTTAGTGATCTGGAACCGCCAATTCCTCAATTTCGTCGTTTCACCGTCAGCTTCCCCGGAGATGCAGTATGGTCGCTCAGGCTTGCCCCGTCCTGCATGAATGAGTTGCGCTCCGACCAGGGCGTAATTGACCTCGTTCTCGCACCCTCCTACCAAACCCGCGCTTGAGCGGGTTGGGCCAAGCATAATAGGTAAAGGTAATAGCCTGGTACCTTGGCGTCACCGCTGTGGCTGCGTCGGGGGTCCCCAGGCCACGCAGGTTTGTGTTCACTGGCTGACGCATGAAGAGAAACAAGCAGCCAGTGGTCCGAGGCGACTTTACCATGACTGCCCTCAACATTTGGCGCCTCAGTCCACGTTACTTGTCCGTTCCAATTCGGCCAACACCACCAGTGACGTGCTGAGACAACGTCGCTACGCCTTGCACAAGCCGAGCAAGTCTTGCTTCCTGCCTTCCAGCCAACCGGCCGCTTTCCGCCGAGCCGCCAGCTGATTGTCTGACCGATCCAATATCGTCAGGGGGAAAGGGCGCGCACCCGCCCCTGTTGGCCTGTGACGGATCACGGGAACGGGTAGTTTTGGCCACGACCCGTTGCCGCTTCAAAAAGTCCCGGCTCCCAAAGTCCCTTGCCTTGAATGGCCTTTTAGCACAGTAGCAGCAAACGGCTAATAGTCCCTTCACCCGACCCCACCGGAGGCACGACTCTTTGGTACCCTCGGTGAAAGCGCCGGCGTGGCAGCCGAACGCTAATAATAGAGAGAGCCGGCTTCAACCCCCCTCCGCCCACTACAGAAGCGGTCGCAACCCGTCTCTGGTTCCATCCAGTCCAACGGGTAAAGCCGACTTTGCCCccgtacgacgacgacgccgtccgcggCAGCACTAAAGCGACTCGATTCGGCGCCCAGCACGGGTCGCAGGAGCGGAGGTGAAAGAGggcggcaagctcaagggtTTCGTCATTTCTCAGGGCCGGGCTTCGCCGGTCCGCTAGGCGACCAATAGCTTCCATTTCCTTACTGCGTCTCGCGACCTCACCAGCCCACCGCGCGCTGGACGAttgcaaggccgccgccagctccagcccaTAGACTCGCTCGGCTCCGCGGGCCCCACGAGTCGAGTGgcgtctcggccgccatcgccgccagcacgcTCGCCTCCATTCTCCGACGTACGTATCGACCCTGGGCGGGTCAAGCCTTCAGAGGCAACGACTGCGGGTAGACTAGGTCCCcttcgtcgcgccgcgcgccatTCCATCTCTCTTCACACACCGGTGTCGGCCAGCAACAGACCCAACGCAACCTTGACCTGACCCTGCAGCTGCGGTCCAAAGGCGACAGCGGCACAGACTGCGACTCACGACGTGCGACTTGCGACTGCGGCTACCACCGCGCCTGCATTTGCATTGTGCAACACTGCATGCCACTCACAGTGCCTAGCTGCGTCTCCACTCCGAGCCTCCGGCATCTCCTACCTCCTCCGCCACGGTCCCAGTCGACATCACGCGGCGTCTTTGCTATCGACCTCCGTCTTTCACAGTACCTTGGTATTAGACGTCATGGCTGGC
This region includes:
- a CDS encoding uncharacterized protein (EggNog:ENOG503NWXA~TransMembrane:3 (i21-38o44-64i189-211o)), with amino-acid sequence MIGTSAAELVLIRVSIVFFRYEPLVYAAALAALGTLFRDSPWRAHASTALTALLAAETVFYLAVQAPYARRLTRAAVHPEPLTPDERRALFDECMRNVDDPASYLRWWFLGAELDDIRRDNLRDFFLWAFFDAAATDSDVVDDARAQRELDGYISVVEGRLGRPLLPGRGPAQGLRLTLDDINTTYRGLAWYLVVFLVDQATHVVMLWHGFRYYPRSPSATLRTFPPRPQELLARQRSSAPGLGYWYRPHSQDAAAAGELPVVFFHGIGIGLWTYARFVAELRGANAARGVMVPELMPISFRLAPPPPPKAEFLRQLTLVLARHGPAWDRFALVSHSYGSVLTTHVLSCPELEARVPSAVLVDPVSVMLHLPDVAYNFTRRRPRSANEWQLWYFASTDPSVAHCLGRHFFWRENIVWKKDLLGGGRRRAAVTLSGRDLIVDAAAVADYLEGPAEATEDGAAHNNNNNKVEVIVFPDIDHAQVFDRARDRRRVVDVVDAYCRPQRGRDDMMRN
- a CDS encoding Pantetheine-phosphate adenylyltransferase (COG:H~EggNog:ENOG503NWCY) — encoded protein: MAPASSPESSTAAALPSLLLLPSPPRPASRAALRAAYHLPLSTVLTRLSDEHKLACSSAASAASPPPSAPVLAVAVASPVLAGPASAPKRRSVRWSPSQTLLARLYTLVASICAEHGIATDLAGDDPGTVDARILLVDHERGRKPSWYLEQAQMQGRDRRYSPTCTTVLDLATFAATTGPWKTVFHPSGEPGYELLAAYLDLATGCGRTLLQKQIVAVKGGLSFCVPARAADGTDAGEGQSKHQTESRIRDGVSATTAGTVPATVTGGSPDAVEGYRSICIGGTFDHLHPGHKLLLHAAALLLRVPMMEDDRDASPCIFIVGVSGDELLKRKKYAQELQSWEVRSRSTLDFLATILGEPSTATLHITDTGESAAAAAAATGRTGATEDAPTPRELQGSFRNGAILVRCVDLRDPFGPPIWEEGVDAIVVSAETRGGATAINDRRAQRQWHPLDAYEIDVLGERDDDDDGEGGDSEGEGEGGADKKAATEAARIAAKISSTEIRRQKAEARARRGHL
- a CDS encoding uncharacterized protein (COG:S~EggNog:ENOG503P5WV); amino-acid sequence: MASLLPLISELLPMILPAETHITRAEQLAPSHPTVEGPVTSRPAVVGRCDKMCASVVTARPKSCSSVKHNSEQDAIIYAVSGTGILVVNEGSFSSGGLDGAVDKESDSAAEEGADGNRLRRHTLRPGDFAFVPAWTEHQVRNEAGDEDVVWVVVQGGSRPVGATLAGWGGDEVSAEG